From the Nerophis lumbriciformis linkage group LG05, RoL_Nlum_v2.1, whole genome shotgun sequence genome, the window gtaaaatgaactgttaaaggttagtactattagtggaccagcagcacgcacaatcatgtgtgcttacggactgtatcccttgcagactgtattgatatatattgatatataatgtaggaaccagaatattaataatagaaagaaacaacccttttgtgtgaatgagtgaatgagggaggttttttgggttggtgcactaattgtaagtgtatcttgtgttttttatgttgatttaattaaaaaaaaaaaaaaccataccgataataaaaaaaaaccaataccgataatttccgatattacattttaacgcatttccgatattatcggacatctctaattatttgccccccaaaattacgtttctcagtttgaacattaaatatcttgtctttgcagcatattcaattgaatataagatgaaaaggatttgcaaatcatcgtattctgtttttatttacgatttacacaacgcatacttgccaaccctcccggattttccgggagactcccgaaattcagcgcctttcccgaaaacctccccggacaaattttctcccgaaaatctcccgaaattcaggcggacctgaatgacgtgtcgacagcctgttttcacgtccgctttcccacaatataaacagcgtgcctgcccaatcaccttataactgtagaatgatcgagggcgagttcttggtttcttatgtgggtttattgttaggcagtttcattaacgtcctcccagcgcggcaacaacacacaacaacagcagtcacgttttcgtctaccgtaaagcatttcgtctgccgtaaacagcaatgttgtgacactcttaaacaggacaatactcccatctactgtgcatgcatatgtgacaataacatctagggcttttaaagagtgcacaactgcggacacaacaaggagacgaagcagaatgcatcatcagagagggtgttcagcatggttagaaaaatagtgacagagaatagaacaaggatggacaattcaacccttaactcaacaatgagtagatgagtgttatgtgtgtgtatatgtgtaaataaatgaacactgaaattcaagtatttctcttatttttatatatatatgtctgtctatctgtgttggccctgcgatgaggtggcgacttgtccagggtgtaccccgccttccgcccgattgtagctgagataggctccagctccccgcgaccccggagggaataagcggtagaaaatggatggatggatggatatatatatatatgtatatgtatatatatatatatatatatatagctagaattcactgaaagtcaagtatttcttatatttatatatatatatatatatatatatatatatatatatatatatatatatatatatatatatatatatatatatatatatatatatatatatatatatatatatatatacatatatcagtgacgtgcggtcactagaggccaccatggaaagaaacaaaatgtaaaaagaaaacaaattaattaaattgttatatgtattcagtgagtaTACTCTAAagatattttccatttaacttcaccagttttcgattatttttattcaaaatagctgaattttcacatttgccgttcaaatactgagaagagacggtgcggtgatcagcagccagttgaggcacgtcactcagttgtgcctcaacatggattgcgcaatgactcggctaactgctggcctgctgtgcagtgagaccgtattgctatatgaattatattatacatttccatagtttagttagctgaggtatataatgtacagtgtattttgtcaacaactatatgtgtgtaacgtatttcttgtgttgagcaatcataaaactgctgcgaagacgcactgtgtgaggctcgcagtaatcccgcctcctggtgccggttaatgcacccccgcgcagagtgcaccccccgacgggagcgccacaccaaccaaagcccacacccaaaccctccacgtgcaagaccgaatccacccaaaaaaagtcacttaacaagaagccaaaaagtgcaaaaacaacaatgctcgcgccggaggagccgtgaacgactgcagggacacaacattaggtacacctgcagactgcagcacggatttcatatttcattcattcacaactcctcaaacatgaacaccactgttcccgcacttataagtaaaggtaagaccataataacgtttttttaattacatgtgcttttttgtgtgctacagtttgtatgtgtaaagttaaagtttagttaaagtaccaatgattgtcacacacacactaggtatggtgaaatgtgtcctctgcatttgacccatccccttgatcaccccctgggaggtgaggggagcagtgggcagtgggcgctgcgcccgggaataatttttggtgatttaacccccaattccaacccttgatgctgagtgccaagcagggaagaatgctggtatgagcttttaaacatcacccgttaactgctgccaatcaaatggtgaataagatactctttagggttcatatgtttgtaaatctgactgtgatgaagtcagtgcctcaccagccatcaacctcaccgcacgtcactgatatatatatatatatatatatatatatataaaatacttgacttggtgaattctagctgtaaatatactcctcccctcttaatcacgcccccaaccaccccacctcccgaaatcagtggtctcaaggttggcaagtatgcacaacgTGTCTTATGGTATCaaagtgtcatttttttttttttttgaagtgctGTGTCATATTTTTCAGACATGTGAGATATATAATTTTGTGAGGTACGGTATGGATAACGGTTGGGAAGCTTTATTAAGAAAATGAGTTTTGTATGGAAGACAATGCAGAGAAGCGTACAAGTGGGCGTGGCCTGACTTTTGAGGGAGGAGACCAAAAAGAAAGTCAACGTTTGTaatgtttctctctctctctcttacgtCAGACGCTTTCTCTCTCTCGCACACACGCTTGAAGAGAAAGAGAGGAGAGGACATTCTCTTTGTACTGAATAAAGAAGAGTTGACCGCCGTCCTTTTTTTTATGTAAGCAGGGTTTGCATGCTGTAAATAGCCCATTAAGCCGCGGTGACTCTCTTTACCCGGAACTGTCCGAGTGGGGGCGAGCTGCTCGGACAACAAAAGCGGCTCTTCTTCCTCAACCagggattttttgttatttatttttgcctTTTCTTTCCCCAAATTTCCTCCATCGCTGCCAGGCGAAAAACAATCGAGCATCGCTTCCCCGACCCACCACCCCCATCTCCGGATCTACTCGCCCGCCGCCGAACCGAGCGAGCATGGCGGCCGTCACAAGCCCGGAGACAAGCCCTCAGCCCCGGGTGTATTTCCAGACGCCGGCCGGCACCACGGAGGAGCCCGAGACCCCGGTCCGCAAGCAGGGACGCGTcaccgtcaagtacgaccgcaaGGAGCTGAGGAAGCGACTCAACCTGGAGGAGTGGATCATCGACCAGCTGACGGACCTCTACGACTGCGAGGTACCGTGGAACACACCGTCCGATCGAAGCTATCGATCAGGCGGCCCTACTAAGTAAAAGAGCCGCGCTAATTCAATGGATCGCTTGAAAAATCCTATTTTTTAACTTGAAGTTTAGTGCAATCTTGAGTAAAATTGAATGACAATTACACATGATACGTTGGGGGCTCCTGTTCAACACCACGTTGCAGGTGCTATTCATAGCCCATGCAGCTTTTATAGGCACAATCCTCACACAGGCAGGCTGTGCTGCAAGCTGATTGGCCGAAAGAGCTTtaaagcacacctgtgcaatagccACTGTGATAGCCTGTTTTTTTCCCTTTAGAAATAACATTTAGCTCAGGGGTGTCTAACTCATTTCAtatggggcagtatagctcggttggtagagcggccatgccagcgacttgagggctgcaggttcgattccccgcttccgccatcctagtcactgctgttgtgtccttgtgcaagacactgtacccacctgctcccagtgccacccacactggtttaaaaatgtaaattagatattgggtttcacaatgtaaagcgctttgagcatacttgacaaccttgaaattacaccctcgggtctccatttcgCGAGGTGGCCCATAACCCTGGGCTGGGACCGGTGGTGccctgaccgttcatgagtgagtatatccgttcggccaccgtgttcaatggagaagtctgatgtacaaaatttacaggcagcataccccttccccttcgaactgtcctggataaactgaaattcttgtttctattcgttttggaacttacaagcgtatttcttcatcttactcgtcgtcggcgtcgccatggctataTCTTCCTCGttgttctgcttcgtctccttgttgtgtgcgcagttgtgctctctctaaaagccgtagatgttacaaaccctgtttccatatgagttgggaaattgtgttagatgtaaatataaacggaatacatccatccatccatccattttctaccgcttattccctttggggtcgcggggggcgctggagcctatctcagctacaatcgggcggaaggcggggtacaccctagacaagtcgccacctcatcgcagggccaacacagatagacagacaacattcacactcacatccacacactagggccaatttagtgttgccaatcaacttatccccaggtgcatgtctttggaggtgggaggaagccggagtacccggagggaacccacgcagt encodes:
- the ppp1r14bb gene encoding protein phosphatase 1, regulatory (inhibitor) subunit 14Bb — encoded protein: MAAVTSPETSPQPRVYFQTPAGTTEEPETPVRKQGRVTVKYDRKELRKRLNLEEWIIDQLTDLYDCEEEAIPELEIDVDELLDMPSDVERAARVKDLLVDCFKPTEDFVSELLDKIRGMQKLSTPQKK